The following coding sequences are from one Halobacteria archaeon AArc-dxtr1 window:
- a CDS encoding phosphoribosyltransferase family protein produces MNRAEKAALQLRAVDVLRMLKQTRTYEELAAKTGLPAGDLNRYVNGHVLPGPERAREVVEDLGQEALVTELEARIDVDEEGYVDNSGVVFDQPFLDLVAPVVADSFDFERPDVVLTAATDGITLAASLASYYGVRCAYAKKQKETAVEEFFEARERLQSGIELTYYLPASAIAPDESVLVVDDLIRSGETQALLLDIVERADADVAGVFALIAAGDEGIDRARDRTDAAVDALTTVTSR; encoded by the coding sequence ATGAATCGAGCAGAGAAGGCTGCCCTCCAACTTCGCGCCGTCGACGTCCTGCGGATGCTAAAGCAGACGCGGACGTACGAGGAGCTCGCCGCGAAGACGGGACTGCCGGCCGGCGACTTAAATCGGTACGTCAACGGACACGTTCTCCCCGGACCGGAGCGCGCCCGCGAAGTCGTCGAGGATCTCGGTCAGGAGGCCCTCGTCACCGAACTCGAAGCTCGGATCGACGTCGACGAGGAGGGGTACGTCGACAACTCGGGCGTCGTCTTCGATCAGCCGTTTCTCGACCTCGTCGCGCCCGTGGTCGCCGATAGCTTCGACTTCGAGCGCCCCGACGTCGTGCTCACAGCGGCGACCGACGGAATCACGCTCGCCGCCTCGCTTGCGAGTTACTACGGCGTGCGCTGTGCGTACGCAAAGAAACAAAAGGAGACGGCCGTCGAGGAGTTCTTCGAAGCCCGCGAACGTCTCCAGTCGGGGATCGAACTCACCTACTACCTGCCTGCCTCGGCGATCGCCCCCGATGAGTCGGTACTGGTCGTCGACGACCTGATCCGGTCCGGGGAGACGCAGGCACTGCTGTTGGATATCGTCGAACGGGCGGACGCCGACGTCGCCGGCGTCTTCGCGCTAATCGCCGCCGGAGACGAAGGCATCGACCGTGCGCGGGACCGAACCGACGCGGCGGTCGACGCGCTGACGACGGTCACATCGCGGTAA
- a CDS encoding universal stress protein, producing the protein MARHVLVPIDDSAQSMEALEFACREYPDDTITALHVLDPGDFYAATGIEGGAMANYDRIQEHNEARADTVIEDAVDRAADLGVEINTERVIGGVSRSIVDYTDKQDVDHIVIGSHGRRGASRILLGSVAETVVRRSPVPVTVVR; encoded by the coding sequence ATGGCACGACACGTTCTCGTTCCGATCGACGACTCGGCACAGTCTATGGAGGCACTCGAGTTCGCGTGTCGGGAGTATCCAGACGACACGATCACCGCGTTGCACGTCCTCGATCCCGGCGACTTCTACGCCGCGACGGGGATCGAAGGCGGCGCGATGGCCAACTACGACCGGATTCAAGAACACAACGAAGCCAGGGCCGACACCGTCATCGAGGACGCCGTCGATCGCGCAGCCGATCTCGGCGTCGAGATCAATACCGAACGCGTTATCGGCGGCGTCTCTCGGTCGATCGTCGACTACACCGACAAGCAGGACGTCGATCACATCGTGATTGGCAGTCACGGTCGCCGCGGTGCGAGTCGCATCTTACTCGGGAGCGTCGCCGAAACCGTGGTTCGGCGCTCGCCGGTCCCCGTTACTGTCGTCCGGTAG
- a CDS encoding 50S ribosomal protein L15e, with protein MARSFYSHIKEAWKTPGDGKLGELQWQRKQEWRKQGAIERIERPTRLDKARELGYKAKQGVVLARVAVRKGTARKQRHKAGRRTKRQGVNRIGRRKNIQRIGEERVGRKYPNLEVLNSYWVGEDGSQKWFEVILVDPNHPAIQNDDDLNWICDDSQTNRAFRGLTNAGKSNRGLQNRGKGTEKVRPSNNGD; from the coding sequence ATGGCACGAAGTTTCTACTCCCACATCAAGGAGGCATGGAAGACCCCGGGCGACGGTAAACTCGGGGAGCTGCAGTGGCAGCGAAAGCAAGAGTGGCGCAAGCAAGGCGCCATCGAGCGCATCGAGCGCCCGACTCGACTCGATAAGGCTCGCGAGCTCGGCTACAAGGCAAAGCAGGGCGTCGTTCTCGCCCGCGTCGCCGTCCGGAAGGGGACCGCGCGAAAACAGCGTCACAAGGCCGGTCGCCGAACCAAGCGCCAGGGCGTCAACCGCATCGGTCGGCGCAAGAATATCCAGCGCATCGGCGAGGAACGCGTCGGGCGCAAGTATCCGAACCTCGAGGTCCTCAACAGTTACTGGGTCGGCGAAGACGGCTCCCAGAAGTGGTTCGAAGTGATCCTCGTCGATCCGAACCACCCCGCCATCCAGAACGACGACGATCTCAACTGGATCTGTGACGACTCCCAGACGAACCGCGCCTTCCGTGGACTCACCAACGCTGGGAAATCCAATCGCGGCCTCCAGAACCGCGGCAAGGGCACCGAGAAGGTCCGACCGTCGAACAACGGCGACTAA